One genomic region from Mycobacterium basiliense encodes:
- the serA gene encoding phosphoglycerate dehydrogenase, producing MNLPVVLIADKLAQSTVAALGDQVEVRWVDGPDREKLLAAVPEADALLVRSATTVDAEVLAAASKLKIVARAGVGLDNVDVDAATARGVLVVNAPTSNIHSAAEHALALLLAASRQIPAADASLRERTWKRSSFSGTEIFGKTVGVVGLGRIGQLVAQRVAAFGAHVVAYDPYVSPARAAQLGIELLSLDDLLGRADFISVHLPKTPETAGLIDKDALAKTKPGVILVNAARGGLVDEAALADAINSGHVRGAGIDVFATEPCTDSPLFELPQVVVTPHLGASTAEAQDRAGTDVAASVRLALAGEFVPDAVNIGGGAVNEEVAPWLDLVRKLGVLAAALSDKAPVSLSVQVRGELAAEDVEVLKLSALRGLFSAVIEDPVTFVNAPALAAERGVSAEITKASESPNHRSVIDVRVVGSDGSAVNVSGTLYGPQLTHKIVQINGRHFDLRAEGTNLVINYVDQPGALGKIGTLLGAAGVNIHAAQLSEDVEGPGATILLRLDQAVPDDVLSTIAAAVGANKLEVVDLS from the coding sequence GTGAACCTGCCTGTTGTTTTAATTGCCGACAAACTTGCCCAGTCAACGGTCGCTGCCCTGGGAGACCAGGTCGAGGTGCGCTGGGTAGACGGTCCTGACCGAGAGAAGCTGCTGGCCGCGGTGCCCGAAGCCGACGCGCTGTTGGTGCGGTCGGCCACCACTGTCGATGCCGAGGTGCTGGCGGCCGCGTCCAAGCTCAAGATCGTCGCTCGTGCCGGTGTCGGGCTGGACAACGTGGACGTGGACGCGGCCACGGCACGCGGTGTGTTGGTGGTCAACGCTCCGACATCGAACATTCACAGTGCTGCCGAGCACGCGCTTGCGCTGCTGCTGGCGGCGTCCCGCCAGATTCCGGCCGCGGACGCGTCGTTGCGGGAGCGCACCTGGAAGCGCTCCTCGTTCTCCGGCACCGAAATCTTCGGCAAGACCGTCGGTGTGGTGGGCTTGGGCCGGATTGGGCAACTAGTCGCCCAGCGGGTTGCCGCTTTTGGCGCCCACGTCGTTGCCTACGACCCGTATGTATCGCCGGCCCGGGCCGCGCAGCTGGGCATCGAACTGCTATCCCTAGACGACTTGCTGGGCCGCGCCGACTTCATCTCGGTGCACCTGCCGAAGACGCCCGAGACCGCGGGCTTGATCGACAAGGACGCGCTGGCCAAGACCAAGCCAGGCGTCATCCTCGTCAACGCCGCCCGTGGTGGCTTGGTGGACGAGGCCGCGTTGGCCGACGCGATCAACAGCGGCCACGTGCGCGGGGCCGGCATCGACGTGTTCGCCACCGAACCCTGCACGGACAGCCCGCTGTTCGAGCTGCCCCAGGTGGTCGTCACGCCACACCTGGGTGCGTCCACCGCGGAGGCTCAGGACCGGGCCGGGACCGACGTGGCCGCAAGCGTTCGGTTGGCGCTGGCCGGGGAGTTCGTACCCGACGCGGTCAACATTGGCGGGGGAGCGGTCAACGAAGAGGTGGCGCCCTGGCTCGATCTGGTGCGCAAGCTCGGTGTGCTGGCGGCGGCGCTATCGGACAAAGCGCCGGTATCGCTGTCGGTCCAGGTGCGTGGCGAGCTGGCCGCCGAAGACGTCGAGGTGCTGAAGCTTTCGGCGCTGCGCGGCCTGTTCTCGGCGGTCATCGAGGATCCGGTGACCTTCGTCAACGCGCCTGCACTGGCCGCCGAACGAGGGGTTTCCGCCGAGATCACCAAAGCCTCGGAGAGCCCCAACCACCGCAGCGTCATCGATGTTCGGGTGGTCGGTTCGGACGGTTCGGCCGTCAACGTTTCGGGCACGCTGTACGGTCCGCAACTGACGCACAAGATTGTGCAGATCAACGGCCGCCACTTTGACCTGCGAGCCGAGGGCACCAACCTGGTCATCAACTACGTTGACCAGCCCGGCGCGCTGGGCAAGATCGGCACCTTGCTCGGGGCCGCGGGGGTAAATATCCATGCGGCTCAGCTTTCCGAGGATGTTGAGGGCCCCGGAGCGACCATATTGCTGCGACTGGACCAGGCCGTACCTGACGACGTGCTGTCCACGATCGCGGCCGCGGTCGGCGCCAACAAGCTTGAGGTGGTTGATCTGTCGTGA
- a CDS encoding 3-isopropylmalate dehydrogenase — translation MKLAVIAGDGIGPEVVAEAVKVLDAVLPGVQKTNYDLGARRFHATGETLPDSVIDELRAHDAILLGAIGDPSVPSGILERGLLLRLRFALDHHVNLRPARLYPGVASPLSGNPDIDFVVVREGTEGPYTGNGGAIRVGTPNEVATEVSVNTAFGVRRVVQDAFERAQRRRNLLTLVHKTNVLSFAGGLWLRTVEEIGGKYPDVEVAYQHVDAATIHMITDPGRFDVIVTDNLFGDIITDLAAAVCGGIGLAASGNIDATGANPSMFEPVHGSAPDIAGQGIADPTAAIMSVAMLLSHLGHADAAARVDRAVADYLASRGNERRATADVGERIASAL, via the coding sequence ATGAAGTTGGCGGTGATTGCCGGCGACGGGATTGGGCCGGAGGTGGTGGCCGAAGCGGTCAAAGTCCTCGACGCGGTGCTGCCCGGAGTGCAGAAAACCAACTATGACCTCGGCGCTCGACGGTTTCATGCCACAGGGGAAACCCTGCCAGATTCGGTCATCGACGAGCTGCGCGCGCACGACGCCATACTGCTGGGAGCAATCGGTGACCCGTCGGTACCCAGCGGCATTCTGGAGCGCGGCCTGTTGCTAAGACTGCGCTTCGCGCTGGACCACCATGTGAATCTGCGACCCGCGCGACTGTATCCGGGCGTAGCCAGCCCGCTGTCGGGCAATCCGGACATCGACTTCGTGGTAGTGCGGGAGGGTACGGAGGGTCCCTACACCGGAAATGGTGGCGCGATTCGGGTCGGCACGCCCAACGAGGTGGCCACCGAGGTGAGCGTCAATACTGCTTTCGGCGTGCGAAGGGTGGTGCAGGACGCATTCGAACGAGCCCAGCGGCGTCGCAACCTGCTGACCCTGGTGCACAAGACCAACGTGCTGAGCTTCGCCGGCGGATTGTGGTTGCGCACCGTGGAGGAGATCGGCGGCAAATACCCCGACGTCGAGGTGGCCTACCAGCATGTCGACGCGGCCACCATCCATATGATCACCGATCCGGGTCGCTTTGACGTGATCGTCACCGACAACCTCTTCGGCGACATCATCACCGACCTCGCCGCGGCGGTGTGCGGCGGTATCGGCTTGGCCGCCAGCGGCAATATCGATGCGACCGGGGCAAACCCGTCGATGTTCGAGCCGGTGCACGGCAGCGCGCCAGATATCGCCGGTCAGGGGATCGCCGATCCGACCGCGGCCATCATGTCGGTGGCGATGCTGCTTTCCCACCTGGGTCACGCCGACGCCGCTGCGCGGGTGGACCGGGCCGTCGCGGATTACCTGGCAAGTCGAGGGAACGAACGGCGTGCCACCGCCGATGTCGGCGAACGGATCGCGTCCGCGCTCTGA
- a CDS encoding fumarylacetoacetate hydrolase family protein has translation MRLGRIASPDGVAFVSIEGELDDPDGMTVREIAEHPFGTPNFTGRSWPLADVRLLAPILASKVVCVGKNYTDHIAEMGHHTGPVPADPVIFLKPSTAIIGPNVPIRLPHTASPVHFEGELAIVIGRPCKDVPAAQAADNILGFTIGNDVSARDQQKSDGQWTRAKGHDTFCPVGPWIVTDLDPLDPADLDLCTEVNGEVKQHARTSLMIHDIGSIVEWISGVMTLLPGDLILTGTPAGVGPIEDGDNVSITIEGIGTLTNPVVRKGKS, from the coding sequence ATGCGCCTTGGTCGAATCGCCAGCCCAGACGGTGTCGCCTTCGTGAGCATCGAAGGCGAGCTGGACGATCCGGACGGAATGACCGTCCGTGAAATCGCAGAACACCCGTTTGGCACGCCAAACTTCACCGGCCGCTCATGGCCGCTGGCCGACGTCCGGTTGTTGGCCCCGATACTTGCAAGCAAGGTGGTCTGCGTTGGGAAGAATTACACCGACCACATCGCTGAGATGGGCCACCACACCGGGCCCGTGCCCGCGGACCCGGTGATATTCCTTAAGCCCAGCACCGCGATTATCGGTCCGAATGTTCCGATTCGCTTGCCGCACACAGCATCACCGGTTCACTTCGAGGGCGAGCTGGCGATAGTGATCGGTCGGCCGTGCAAGGACGTCCCCGCCGCACAAGCCGCCGACAACATCCTCGGCTTCACCATCGGCAACGACGTGTCGGCACGCGACCAGCAGAAATCCGACGGCCAATGGACCCGGGCAAAAGGGCACGACACATTCTGTCCGGTTGGGCCATGGATCGTCACCGATCTGGATCCGCTAGACCCCGCCGATCTCGACCTGTGCACCGAGGTGAACGGCGAGGTCAAACAACATGCCCGCACTTCGCTGATGATCCACGACATCGGTTCGATCGTGGAATGGATCTCGGGCGTAATGACGTTGTTGCCGGGTGATCTCATCCTCACCGGAACACCGGCCGGAGTCGGCCCCATCGAGGACGGTGACAACGTCTCCATCACCATCGAGGGAATCGGCACGTTGACCAATCCCGTAGTCCGCAAAGGAAAGTCGTGA
- the gltX gene encoding glutamate--tRNA ligase — protein MNSSSVRVRFCPSPTGIPHVGMIRTALFNWAYARHTGGTFVFRIEDTDAQRDSEESYLSLLDALRWLGLDWDEGPEVGGPYGPYRQSERTDIYRDVVAKLLAAGEAYEAFSTPEEVEARHIAAGRNPKLGYDNHDRDLTDEQRAAYLAEGRRPVVRLRMPDTEISWHDLVRGPTTFAVGSVPDFALTRANGDPLYTLVNPCDDALMKITHVLRGEDLLPSTPRQIALYQSLIRIGVAEYVPQFAHLPSVLGDGTKKLSKRDPQSNLFAHRDRGFIPEGLLNYLALLGWAIADDHDLFSLEEMVAAFDVADVNANPARFDQKKADAINAEHIRMLAANDFTVRLRAYLDTHGHRLDLTEPAFATAANLVQTRIVVLGDAWDLLKFLNDDQYAIDPKAAAKELGPDAAAVLDAAVAALEGVTEWTTAHIEDALKAALIEGLALKPRKAFGPVRVAATGTTISPPLFESLELLGSGRSLQRLRDARERVGSP, from the coding sequence GTGAACTCATCGAGCGTCCGGGTCCGATTCTGCCCGTCGCCCACCGGTATTCCTCACGTCGGTATGATCCGTACCGCGCTGTTCAACTGGGCGTATGCCCGGCATACCGGCGGGACTTTCGTTTTCCGCATCGAAGACACCGATGCCCAGCGCGATAGCGAGGAAAGCTATCTGTCTCTGCTGGACGCCTTGCGTTGGCTCGGCCTGGACTGGGACGAGGGGCCTGAGGTGGGCGGACCCTACGGCCCCTATCGGCAGTCGGAGCGCACCGACATCTACCGCGACGTGGTTGCCAAGTTGCTGGCGGCCGGCGAAGCCTACGAAGCCTTCTCTACGCCGGAAGAGGTTGAAGCTCGCCACATTGCCGCCGGCCGCAACCCGAAGCTGGGCTACGACAATCACGACCGTGATCTGACCGACGAGCAGCGCGCGGCATACTTAGCCGAGGGCCGCCGGCCGGTGGTGCGGCTGCGGATGCCCGATACCGAAATCAGTTGGCACGACCTAGTGCGCGGTCCCACCACGTTCGCGGTGGGATCGGTGCCTGATTTCGCGTTGACCCGGGCAAACGGTGATCCGTTGTACACCTTGGTCAACCCCTGCGACGACGCGCTGATGAAGATCACACACGTGCTGCGGGGCGAGGACCTGCTGCCATCGACTCCGCGACAGATCGCGTTGTATCAGTCGTTGATTCGCATCGGCGTAGCCGAGTATGTTCCGCAATTCGCGCACCTGCCATCGGTGTTGGGGGACGGGACAAAGAAGCTCTCAAAGCGCGACCCGCAGTCGAATCTGTTTGCCCACCGCGACCGGGGCTTCATTCCGGAAGGATTGCTGAACTATCTTGCGCTGCTGGGTTGGGCCATCGCCGACGACCACGACTTGTTTAGCCTCGAGGAGATGGTGGCCGCCTTCGACGTTGCCGATGTAAACGCCAATCCAGCCAGATTCGACCAGAAGAAGGCCGACGCGATCAACGCCGAACATATCCGGATGCTAGCCGCGAACGACTTCACCGTCAGGTTGCGCGCCTATCTGGATACACACGGGCATCGCCTCGATTTGACCGAACCGGCATTCGCCACCGCCGCGAACTTGGTGCAGACCCGAATAGTCGTGCTGGGTGATGCTTGGGACCTGTTGAAGTTCTTGAATGACGATCAGTACGCGATTGATCCCAAGGCCGCCGCCAAGGAGCTGGGTCCTGACGCCGCCGCGGTACTCGACGCGGCGGTTGCGGCGCTGGAGGGTGTGACCGAATGGACTACCGCTCACATCGAGGACGCCTTGAAAGCAGCGCTGATCGAGGGGCTGGCACTCAAACCACGCAAGGCGTTCGGCCCGGTCCGGGTCGCCGCGACTGGAACAACGATCAGTCCGCCGTTGTTCGAATCGTTGGAACTGCTCGGCTCTGGCCGCAGTCTGCAGCGGCTGCGCGATGCCCGCGAGCGGGTGGGCTCGCCGTAG
- a CDS encoding PPOX class F420-dependent oxidoreductase: protein MGTKQRADIVMSEAEIADFVTNSRTGTLATIGADGQPHLTAMWYALVDGEVWLETKAKSQKAVNVRRDPRVSFLLEDGDTYDTLRGVSFEGIAEIVDDADALFRVGVSVWERYTGPYSDDVKPMVDQMMNKRVGVRIVTRRTRSWDHRKLGLPSMPVGGTTAPTVLGSAKPTSSE, encoded by the coding sequence ATGGGAACAAAGCAGCGCGCCGACATCGTCATGTCCGAGGCTGAAATAGCCGACTTCGTCACCAACAGCCGCACCGGCACACTGGCCACCATCGGCGCCGACGGACAGCCTCACCTGACCGCGATGTGGTACGCCTTGGTCGACGGCGAGGTCTGGCTCGAGACCAAAGCCAAGTCACAAAAAGCCGTCAACGTCAGGCGGGATCCGCGCGTCAGTTTTCTGCTCGAAGACGGAGACACCTACGACACCCTGCGGGGGGTATCTTTCGAAGGCATCGCCGAGATCGTCGACGACGCCGACGCCCTATTCCGGGTCGGGGTCAGCGTGTGGGAGCGCTACACCGGCCCCTACAGCGACGATGTGAAGCCCATGGTCGATCAGATGATGAACAAACGCGTCGGCGTCCGCATCGTCACGCGCCGCACCCGCTCCTGGGATCACCGCAAGCTCGGGTTGCCCAGCATGCCGGTGGGCGGAACCACCGCACCGACCGTGCTGGGATCGGCCAAACCGACCAGTAGCGAATGA
- a CDS encoding MMPL/RND family transporter yields MRTEHAAGWASIARIVQKLPIPVIVLWVVFTVGANIAAPQIEAVAKAHSVSLSPNDAPSLVAMKRIGKDFQQFDSDNTVMVVLEGQSALGDEAHRYYDALIARLSRDTAHVEHIDDFWGDRLTAAGSQSVDGKAAYVQLYLTGGLGSARANDAVAAVQRIVQSVPPPPGLKAYVTGPGALGADQDASGNSSLQKLTAVTIAVITIVLLIAYRSLSTVLTMLLTVGIELLAARGAIASLAVNEIIGLSTFAINVLTTLTIAASTDYIIFLVGRYQEARTAGQNRELAYYSMFGGTAHVVLGSGLTVAGAMYCLSFTRLPYFQTLGAPCSIGLLVVVAASLTLAPAVIAISSRWTIFDPKRNTTTRRWRRIGTIVVRWPGPVLVATALISLIGLLALPKYQTNYDERHYIPTNAPSSIGYRASDRHFPPARMEPEVLMIETDHDLRNPTDMMLLDRITKAVFHLPGIARVQSITRPLGSPIEHSSIPFQLNMQNTITLENIGYLKNRVADMYRMTDQLQTMIELAQRQETLTRELTNTNHDMLTHTRHMQATTNQLRDQLANFDDYWRPIRSYFYWEHHCFDIPICASLRALLDAVDGVDKLSQDIATLTTDLDHIDTLQPQLLALIHPTILTMQTVKDLTQTTASTFSALITQMQDLTHNATAMGQALDASHNDDSFYLPPEAFDNPDFQRGLTLFLSPTGTAARFLITHQGDPATATGIAHIDPILQAASEAIKGTPLAAANLYLAGTAATYKDIHQGATYDLMIAIVASLCLVFMVMLAITRSIVAAAVIVGTVALSLGAAFGLSVLIWQHLLHMPLHWLVLPMAIIVMLAVGSDYNLLLVARFQEEITAGLNTGMIRAMANTGRVVTIAGLVFAFTMGSMITSDLRVVGQVGTTIMIGLLYDTLVVRAFMMPAVAALLGRWFWWPRRVPVRCTRPVDDTR; encoded by the coding sequence GTGAGGACCGAACACGCTGCCGGGTGGGCATCCATCGCCCGGATCGTCCAAAAATTACCGATACCGGTCATTGTCCTCTGGGTTGTGTTTACCGTCGGCGCGAACATTGCCGCACCACAGATCGAGGCGGTAGCCAAAGCGCACTCCGTGTCGTTAAGCCCCAATGACGCTCCCTCGCTGGTCGCGATGAAGCGGATCGGCAAGGACTTTCAGCAGTTCGACTCCGATAACACCGTAATGGTGGTTCTGGAGGGTCAGTCCGCGCTCGGTGATGAGGCGCACCGGTATTACGACGCCCTGATTGCCCGGTTGTCGCGGGACACGGCTCATGTCGAGCACATCGACGATTTCTGGGGCGACAGGCTGACCGCGGCGGGCTCGCAAAGCGTTGACGGCAAAGCCGCCTACGTCCAGCTCTACCTCACCGGTGGGCTAGGTAGCGCGCGGGCCAACGATGCCGTCGCTGCGGTGCAACGGATCGTGCAGAGTGTGCCGCCACCGCCCGGCCTCAAGGCCTACGTAACGGGTCCCGGCGCGCTGGGCGCCGATCAAGACGCTTCCGGTAACAGTAGCCTGCAAAAGCTCACCGCCGTAACGATTGCGGTGATCACGATCGTGCTGTTGATTGCCTACCGGTCACTGTCCACAGTTCTTACGATGCTGCTGACCGTTGGGATCGAACTGCTTGCGGCCCGGGGCGCCATTGCCAGTCTGGCCGTCAACGAAATCATCGGACTGTCGACCTTCGCCATCAATGTGCTTACCACGCTGACGATTGCGGCGTCGACGGACTACATCATTTTTTTGGTTGGTCGGTATCAGGAGGCCCGCACCGCCGGTCAGAACCGAGAACTGGCGTATTACAGCATGTTCGGTGGCACGGCTCATGTGGTCCTGGGCTCGGGCCTAACCGTGGCCGGGGCCATGTACTGCCTCAGCTTTACCCGCCTGCCCTACTTTCAGACCCTCGGCGCACCCTGCTCAATCGGACTGCTGGTGGTCGTCGCGGCCTCACTGACCCTGGCACCGGCGGTCATCGCCATCAGCAGCCGATGGACAATCTTTGACCCCAAACGCAACACCACCACCCGCCGCTGGCGACGCATCGGCACCATCGTGGTGCGCTGGCCCGGCCCCGTCCTAGTCGCCACCGCACTAATCTCACTGATCGGCCTGCTGGCCCTACCCAAATACCAAACCAACTACGACGAACGCCACTACATCCCCACCAACGCACCCTCCAGCATCGGCTACCGCGCCTCCGACCGCCACTTCCCCCCGGCCCGGATGGAACCCGAAGTCCTGATGATCGAAACCGACCACGACCTACGCAACCCCACCGACATGATGCTGCTCGACCGCATCACCAAAGCCGTCTTCCACCTACCCGGCATCGCCCGCGTCCAAAGCATCACCCGCCCCCTGGGCTCACCGATCGAACACAGCTCCATCCCCTTCCAACTCAACATGCAAAACACCATCACCCTCGAAAACATCGGCTACCTCAAAAACCGCGTCGCCGACATGTACCGCATGACCGACCAACTCCAAACCATGATCGAACTCGCCCAACGCCAAGAAACCCTGACCCGAGAACTCACCAACACCAACCACGACATGCTCACCCACACCCGACACATGCAAGCCACCACCAACCAACTGCGCGACCAACTCGCCAACTTCGACGACTACTGGCGCCCCATCCGAAGCTACTTCTACTGGGAACACCACTGCTTCGACATCCCCATCTGCGCCTCCCTGCGCGCACTGCTCGACGCCGTCGACGGCGTCGACAAACTCAGCCAAGACATCGCCACCCTCACCACCGACCTCGACCACATCGACACCCTCCAACCCCAACTGCTGGCCCTCATCCACCCCACCATCCTCACCATGCAAACCGTCAAAGACCTCACCCAAACCACCGCCAGCACCTTCTCGGCACTAATCACCCAAATGCAAGACCTCACCCACAACGCCACCGCCATGGGACAAGCACTCGATGCCTCCCACAACGACGACTCCTTCTACCTACCCCCCGAAGCCTTCGACAACCCCGACTTCCAACGCGGCCTCACCCTGTTCCTATCCCCCACCGGCACCGCCGCCCGCTTCCTCATCACCCACCAAGGCGACCCCGCCACCGCCACCGGCATCGCCCACATCGACCCGATCCTGCAAGCCGCCAGCGAAGCCATCAAAGGAACCCCCCTAGCAGCCGCCAACCTCTACCTCGCCGGCACCGCAGCCACCTACAAAGACATCCACCAAGGCGCCACCTACGACCTCATGATCGCCATCGTGGCCTCCCTATGCCTGGTCTTCATGGTCATGCTCGCCATCACCCGAAGCATCGTCGCCGCCGCCGTCATCGTCGGCACCGTCGCCCTCTCACTCGGTGCGGCCTTCGGACTGTCCGTGCTGATCTGGCAACACCTCCTCCACATGCCCCTGCACTGGCTGGTCCTACCCATGGCCATCATCGTCATGCTCGCCGTCGGATCCGACTACAACCTGCTCCTAGTGGCCCGCTTCCAAGAAGAAATCACCGCCGGCCTCAACACCGGCATGATCCGCGCCATGGCCAACACCGGCCGCGTCGTCACCATCGCCGGCCTCGTCTTCGCCTTCACCATGGGCTCCATGATCACCAGCGACCTACGCGTCGTCGGCCAAGTCGGCACCACCATCATGATCGGACTGCTCTACGACACCCTGGTCGTCCGCGCCTTCATGATGCCCGCCGTCGCAGCCCTACTAGGCCGCTGGTTCTGGTGGCCACGCCGAGTCCCTGTCCGCTGCACACGCCCGGTTGACGACACCAGGTGA
- a CDS encoding aminotransferase class I/II-fold pyridoxal phosphate-dependent enzyme, producing MDLFAKLVADHHDPLVQISHAVHGIATFPKLSAAIGSRMVWREREYIVWNLNNYLGLANHPEVRSADAEFASRYGLATPMGSRMMSGETDDVEQLEQELADYTKKPAALFLNYGYQGMVSLIDSLTTAADWIVSDAENHACIIDGIRLHRKGRDQIRMFSHNNIDQLESYLIEIDRVRAADAGVLVVTEGVFGMSGDQGALREIVELKKKYDFRLLVDDAHGFGVLGANGGGTGEEQDVQDGIDLYFGTFTKAAAGVGAFVASQADVIWQLRYTMRSQIFSRGLPGPIVAGNRVRLQLMRTRPELRERAHTVAGELQTSLTSSGLSIGKTNSLITPVYLPMDPLAALTFLTRLRHEYGIFCSAVTYPVVPPGIVQLRLISTADHDIGDVGPTVSAITSVYHESTGQ from the coding sequence ATGGACCTATTCGCCAAACTTGTCGCGGACCACCATGATCCGCTAGTGCAAATTTCGCACGCCGTGCATGGCATCGCTACCTTTCCCAAGTTGAGTGCCGCCATCGGGTCACGCATGGTGTGGCGGGAACGCGAATACATCGTATGGAACCTCAACAATTATCTTGGTCTCGCAAATCACCCGGAAGTCCGGTCAGCCGATGCCGAATTCGCCAGTCGGTATGGGCTTGCGACCCCCATGGGCTCGAGAATGATGTCAGGTGAAACGGATGATGTCGAACAGCTCGAACAAGAGCTGGCCGACTACACGAAGAAGCCGGCAGCACTGTTCCTCAACTACGGCTACCAGGGCATGGTCTCACTCATCGATTCGCTGACGACGGCCGCGGACTGGATCGTGTCGGATGCGGAAAATCACGCGTGCATCATTGACGGGATTCGATTGCATCGGAAAGGTCGCGATCAAATCCGAATGTTCTCCCATAACAACATCGACCAGCTGGAGTCGTACCTCATCGAAATCGACCGGGTGCGTGCCGCCGACGCCGGGGTGTTGGTGGTCACCGAGGGTGTCTTCGGAATGTCCGGAGACCAGGGCGCACTACGCGAAATAGTGGAGCTGAAGAAAAAGTACGACTTCCGGCTCCTCGTCGACGATGCCCACGGCTTCGGCGTGCTGGGCGCCAACGGCGGCGGTACCGGGGAAGAACAGGACGTACAGGACGGAATCGACCTCTACTTCGGGACATTCACCAAGGCGGCGGCGGGCGTCGGCGCATTCGTCGCATCACAAGCCGACGTAATTTGGCAGCTTCGGTACACGATGCGGTCCCAAATCTTCTCCAGGGGCCTGCCCGGTCCGATAGTCGCGGGAAACAGAGTGCGCCTGCAGCTGATGCGTACCCGGCCCGAGCTGCGCGAGCGGGCACACACGGTTGCCGGCGAACTGCAAACATCGTTGACGAGCAGCGGCCTGAGTATCGGCAAAACGAATAGTCTGATCACGCCGGTGTACCTGCCCATGGACCCGCTGGCCGCACTCACCTTCCTGACTCGACTACGCCACGAGTACGGAATTTTCTGCTCAGCGGTGACCTATCCGGTGGTGCCGCCGGGGATTGTTCAACTGCGCCTGATTTCAACTGCGGACCACGACATAGGCGACGTGGGTCCGACCGTCAGCGCGATCACCAGCGTCTACCACGAGTCGACCGGGCAATAG